DNA sequence from the Lysinibacillus sp. OF-1 genome:
AAATGGTAGCTCCTGCATCTCCATAATCATATGGGTCAGTCCATTACGTAGCGGTTCGTAGCCAGCAAATAGCATATTGGCAAGCGGTAAGGAAATATAGGATAACATAAACACTACAATATTAAATGGTAATATAACAAAGGAAAACAATGGAACAAACAGAATATTGACAAAAAACGAGGACATAGATAATTCATAAAAATGATGAAGTAATAGAGGATAAACGAGCAGCTGGCAGACAAATGTGACGAAAAAAGAACGACTGAGCCAATTCTCCGTCTGTTTGAAAATGATACCTGAATAAACCAAACTAGCGGCAGCTAAATAGGACAGTTGAAAGCCAATTTGAAAAATGACACCTGGTTCAAGCATAACGAAGCCTATAAAGCTGATGGCTAGTGCATCATCTATTGAAAGAGTCCACTTCAAAAAGCGCAGTAACATCATTAGTTCAACTACAGAGACTGCACGCCAAACAGAAGGTGCACCTCCTGCAATGACCCCATAAACGGGTAAAAGGATCAGTAGTGCAGCCGTAGCCATTTCTTTGCGTATGCCTATTCGAAGTAAGCCTTCAAAGAATAACCAAGACACGAGTGCGACATGTAGGCCAGAAATCGCAAACAAATGGGTGATACCAAGCTTTTGATAGGCACGCTGCAGTTCACCCTCCATTTGATCTTGTGCCCCTATCAGAAGTGCTTGTGCCTCTGCTACAAGGGCTTTTGGAAAGGTTCTTTCTATATGTTTTTTCATACTGTGTCTTATTTCAGCCAAAAAGGTGAAGATGGAAGACTGCTTTTCGACATAACGCCAGCTAGCGATTTCCACAATGCCTGTTGCTCCCTTGCTTGTTAAATAGTCAGTCATTGAAAATGCATAAGCATGCGCAGATGGAGACGGTGCTACAAGCTCACCCCTGGCAAGATATGTTTTGCCTGCTAATGAAGTATTTTCATACAAACTTTTTTCTTGCTCTGATGAAAAGGTATATATCACATAAAGCTTTTGACGATTTGTAGTTGTAGCAAAACCACGGAGTTTTTGGCCGTTTATTTTATAATCGTTTGACCAGGTTATAGGGAAGGTTTTTGGTAAGGGGGAAGGTTCCGTCAGTTGATAGGTAGAAAGAAAAAAATAAGCGAATAAAGCACTTATCATTACAAACGTCACAAGAAAACATGACTCACCTTTTAAGATGAGCCACAGGGCTAAAAGCAATAAAAAAGTGAGTAGCCATGCTGACGAGTGTGCTGCAATAGCCGCTATAAGTACAGCAAGAGCTACAAAGATCCATTTATGCTTTAAAGCTCGATGCCAAATAATGCACTCACCTTCTGTTCATATGGGAGCAACTTTTCGGCTGGCACGCCACTCTCGCGAAGCTCATGAAGCATTTCTGTGTACAAGGCTAGTTTTTCATCTCGTAAAAAATCGATTTTACGGTCATCAAAGGGTACATGGACAACTTCCACGCCCGCTTTTGCAAATAATTCCTGGGCATAGGGATTATTTTTATAATCTGTTGCGTAATAGACACGTTCAATGCCCGCTTGAATAATGGATTTTGTACATGGTAGACATGGGAAATGTGTTACATACAAATCAGCACCTTTTGTCGGTGTTCCATATTTAGCACATTGCAGCAAGGCATTCATTTCAGCATGCACCGTACGCACACAATGGTTGTCAACTACATAGCATCCTTGTTCAATACAATGTTCGTCTCCTATAATGGAACCGTTATAACCGCCTGCAATGATGCGTTTTTCACGCACAACAGTTGCTCCTACTGCTAGTCTTGTACATGTACTACGTAATGCGAGTAAATGGCTCTGTGCCATAAAAAATTGATCCCAAGTAATTCGCTCCATATGATTACCTCCAAAAATTGGCTTACAAATTATATTTCTCTTGCTTTTCTACTATAGTGTATCCCTTATAGAAAAGAGGCGTCAATATTACATCCTGTAAAACGTTTACTTTACAGTAATCGCATCTTTTAGCTTCTCAAATGTTTTATCACCAATACCACTTACATTTTTTAAGTCTTCGATCGCTTGAAAGTGTCCGTGTTCCTCTCGATACGTAAGAATACTTTGCGCTTTCGAGGGGCCGATTC
Encoded proteins:
- a CDS encoding ComE operon protein 2, translated to MERITWDQFFMAQSHLLALRSTCTRLAVGATVVREKRIIAGGYNGSIIGDEHCIEQGCYVVDNHCVRTVHAEMNALLQCAKYGTPTKGADLYVTHFPCLPCTKSIIQAGIERVYYATDYKNNPYAQELFAKAGVEVVHVPFDDRKIDFLRDEKLALYTEMLHELRESGVPAEKLLPYEQKVSALFGIEL
- a CDS encoding DNA internalization-related competence protein ComEC/Rec2, yielding MTFVMISALFAYFFLSTYQLTEPSPLPKTFPITWSNDYKINGQKLRGFATTTNRQKLYVIYTFSSEQEKSLYENTSLAGKTYLARGELVAPSPSAHAYAFSMTDYLTSKGATGIVEIASWRYVEKQSSIFTFLAEIRHSMKKHIERTFPKALVAEAQALLIGAQDQMEGELQRAYQKLGITHLFAISGLHVALVSWLFFEGLLRIGIRKEMATAALLILLPVYGVIAGGAPSVWRAVSVVELMMLLRFLKWTLSIDDALAISFIGFVMLEPGVIFQIGFQLSYLAAASLVYSGIIFKQTENWLSRSFFVTFVCQLLVYPLLLHHFYELSMSSFFVNILFVPLFSFVILPFNIVVFMLSYISLPLANMLFAGYEPLRNGLTHMIMEMQELPFQLWSPGKPMIWLSCVALLSVLASLYYLETRRFRKAIVALVIPAIWIHLSPMLSNETQITFLNVGQGDSIVIELPFRKAVYVIDAGGILRFEQEQWKKADSPYEVGKQVVVPFLKAKGIRTIDIFIATHADADHIEGAEEVLQEIKMKEIHVTPSSLQQPLMQELLLEANKHNVPVKEKMMGTAWHSGGTNFYYLSPDDTLYEGNDDSLVLYMQQNDFTALFTGDLEQYGEQQLIKRYGHLLANLTLLKAGHHGSKTSSSEAFVELLQPELTVFSAGLHNRYGHPHEEVVQRFVSRNLATLTTGVDGTIEIRIRANGWSAAVNEKGLVQ